The nucleotide sequence GACCTTGGAACAGTTGTCGGCTTTTAGAAATAATATCGATCAATTTTTAGAAAACTACACGCAAAAAGAATTAGAAAGCTGGTCCGAGAAACAGAATTACATTGTTCTTGGCTCATTGATTTTGGCCTCTGCTGAGGAAAAAATCGACACTTGTCCAATGGAAGGTTTCAAATCTGAAATCATAGAAGACGTTTTGAAAATCGATAAAGAGAATGAGAAAGTGGCTGTTGTTTTGGCTTTAGGTTATCGCGCGGAGGATGATATTTTTCAGAATTTCAAAAAAGTGAGAAAACCTGCGGATAAGTTCATCAAATTTCTGTAATTTTAATTATTAATTCAAATAAAATGAATGCTATCAGACAAATCGTTGAGGTCAAAAACCATAAGTTAAACATCGAACTTCCAGAAAACTTCGATGCAGAATATGCTGAGGTTATCATTTTTCCGAAAGAAGAAGAACTTGATTTTGAAATTTCTGAAGATGAGAAAGCATTGATGAGAAAGCGTGTTGCTGTAGCTAAAGAAGAAGATTTTGAAGATTGGGACGCTATTAAAGATAACTTTTTATAATGTTCAAAGTTTCAATTCTAAAAAGTGCGAAATCTGACCTTAGAGATGCAAGTGATTATTATGGAGCAATTTCTAAAGAACTTAAGGCAAGATTTCTTACTAATTTCAATAATACATTAAACCAACTTAAAGAAATCCCCTATTTCCAAATAAGATTTGATGAGTTTCGTCTGAGGCAAGTCAAAAACTTCCCCGTTATGATTCATTATATTATTAATGAAGAGGAAAAAGTAGTCAAGGTTTACGGCATTCGTTTTGCCAAATCCAATCCTGACAGTCATCCAAAGATTTAATATCTTTAATAATCCTACAATTTCAAAATTAAAATGATAAAAACAGACGTTCTTGTAATCGGTTCCGGAATCTCGGGCTTATCTTACGCCATCAAAATTGCTGAACAATTACCAGACACTAAAATAACAATCGTCACCAAATCCAACGAGGACGAAAGCAACACCAAATATGCACAAGGCGGATTGGCAGTTGTAACAGATTTTTCCAAAGATAATTTTCAAAAACATATAGACGACACTTTACGAGCCGGAGATTACATCAATGACCCAGAAATTGTAAAAATGGTGGTGGAAGAAGCACCTCATCGTTTTAATGAAATTGTGGAATGGGGCGCAAAATTTGACCAAGAAAAAGGAAAATATTCATTAGGAAGAGAAGGCGGACATACCGAGAACAGAATTGTTCATCATAAAGATATTACAGGATTCGAAATTGAAAGAGCGCTTTTGGAAACCATCAGAAATTCTCCAAATATCGAAATCCTTGCCCATCATTACGTGATTGATTTGATTACCCAACATCACGTTCCGGGGAAAGAGTTAGACAAAGGAAACATCCACGGTTACGGTGCTTATGTTCTTGATGCGCAAAATAAAAAAATCAAAAAAATCACTTCTAAGATAACTTTGGTTGCGACCGGCGGCGCTGGTCACGTTTATAAAAACACAACCAACCCGATTATTGCCACAGGAGACGGAATCGCTTTTGTTCACAGAGCTCAAGGGAAAGTTTCGAATATGCAATATTATCAGTTTCACCCAACTGCGATGTATTCTAAAAGAGACGGAATGCTGTTCCTGATTTCCGAAGCTGTTCGTGGAGACGGCGCAAAACTTCGCACCAAAAATGGAAAACCGTTTATGCAGAAATATGACGAACGCGAAGAATTAGCGTCTCGTGACATTGTTGCAAGAGGAATCGATAATGAATTGAAAATAAGCGGAGATGATTATGTTGGATTGGATTGTCGTGAAATGGACAGAGAAAAATTCATCAATCACTTCCCAAACATCTATCAAAAATGTCTAGATGAAGGAATTGACCCTTTCAAAGAATTGATTCCGGTTGTTCCGGCTTGTCATTATTTAATGGGCGGAATCGACACTGATAAATACGGACAATCTTCTATTAAAAATCTTTTTGCCGTTGGAGAATGTACGAATTCTGGACTTCACGGTGCCAATCGTTTAGCTTCGAATTCTTTATTGGAAGGTTTGGTCTTTGGGCACAATGCGGCGATGAAAACAGTTGAATTGTTGAAAGAAAATGATTTTAATTTCGATGATTTGAAAGCTGTTCCGGAATGGAATGAAGATGGAATGAAAATGATGGACGAAATGGTTCTCGTCACTTATCTTAGAAAACAACTTCAGGAAATGATGAGCGACTTGGTTGCTATTGTAAGAAGCAATGCAAGATTGGAATTGGCGAAGAAAAAACAGCGTGAGATCTATGAAGCTGTGACAGAACTTTATAATTATTCCATACTTTCGCCACAGCTTTCTGAACTGAGAAACCTTGTGAATGTTTCTTATCTGATTATTAAACATTCTCTGGAAATGAAAGAGAACAAAGGCGCATTTTATAATAAAGATTTGGCGACGAAACCATTATTGATAAAAGAAAATTAAAAAGCAATGAAAAGACCAGCATACGCATCCGATAAAGTTTTAAAAGAATTCATCCGAACGGCATTGGAAGAAGACATCCAAAACGGTGACCATTCTACACTATCAACCATTCCAAAAGATCTGGAGCAGAAAGCACAGCTTTTAGTTAAAGAAAACTGCATTTTAGCTGGTGTTGAATTGGCAGAAATTATTTTCAAATATTTTGATAAAAATCTCAATGTTGAAGTTTTTATTAAAGATGGTCAGCCTGCTAAAAAAGGGGATGTTGCTTTTATAGTTTCCGGAAAAGCGAGGTCGATTCTTTCTACGGAACGCTTGGTTCTGAACTGTATGCAAAGAATGAGTGGCATTGCTACGATGACTCACGATTGGGATTCTCGGTTAGTCGGAACTAAGACAAAACTACTGGATACTAGAAAAACAACTCCTAATTTCCGAGTTTGTGAAAAATGGGCGGTGGCCATTGGTGGCGGAACCAATCACAGATATGGCCTTTATGATATGATAATGCTGAAAGACAATCATATCGATTATAACGGAAGCATTACCAATGCCGTGAAAATGGCAAAAGATTATGTCAAGAAAAACAAGCTGAAACTTAAAATTGAGGTTGAAACACGTAACCTGGAAGAAGTTGAAGAAGCTGTAAAATCTGGTGCAGACAGAATTATGTTTGACAATATGGATGTGGAAATGATGGCTAAAGCTGTAAATCTAGTTAATGGAAAAGCTGAGACAGAAGCAAGCGGTGGAATTACGCGCGAGGTGCTAAATTCGGTGGCAAAAACTGGCGTTAAATTTATCTCAGCGGGTGCAATAACTCACTCTTCGAGCAATATCGACCTGAGTCTCAAGGCTTTAAAAATTTAACACTTTCTTAACAGGAGTTATCATTTTTTTTAAGACTTTTGCGACATAAATCTTAAGGAAAATGAAAAAGACTCTAATCGTTGCAATTTTACTTGCCGGTTTTTTCACTGCAACTGCACAGGTAACAACAAGTAGTGTGCAAGGTGTATATGCAAACGCAGCCGGTGGAACGGTAAAAGCAACCCACGTCCCAACAGGAACTGTCTATACAGGAACAGTTAATTCTTCTGGAAGTTTTACGATTTCGAACATGCGTGTTGGTGGTCCGTATACAATAGAAATTTCTAAAAGTAACGAGAAGCCACTTATTTATGAAGATGTTTATTTGGAATTAGGTCAACCTTTTGTGTTGAATGCTAATGCTAAAGACGGTGTAAAAACTACTGATATTGGTGAAGTTGTCATAACTGGAAACAGAAAGACTAACACTAATAAAAATGGTGCAGCAACCAACGTTGGACAAAAACAAATCCAAGAGCTACCTCAAACGTCACGAAGCATTACAGAATTTACAAGATTGACGCCTCAGGCTAATGGAAATTCATTTGCTGGTAGAGATGCAAGATACAACAATTTGCAAATTGATGGTGCTAACTTTAATAATGGATTTGGTTTAAGTTCAAACCCTATTCCTGGAGGTGGAGCTGTACAGCCTATTTCTTTGGATGCTATCCAAGAGATTTCTGTAAACATTGCTCCTTTTGATATTACACAATCTGGTTTCACGGGAGCTGGTATCAATGCTGTAACAAAATCGGGTACAAATAAATTTCACGGATCTCTTTATGGTTATTATACTGGAAAAGAGCTAACTGGCTGGAAAATCAACGGTGACAAATTAGACCAAGTATCTGGTGTGAAAATGACTAACGGTCTTACTGTAGGTGGGCCAATAGTTAAGGATAAATTATTCTTTTTCTTAAGTGCGGAAAGAGAAATTGCTACCGGAGCTAATGCTTCTGGAGCTAATCTTTGGAAAGCTTCTCAGAATGGAGTAGCAGACGCGGCAAATAACATTACAAGAGTTAAAGAATCTGATCTAATTGCAGTTAGAAATCACTTGATTAATGTTTGGGGCTATGATCCAGGAAGATACCAAGGCTATGCTAATGAAGCAGAACAAAGTGGAGATAAAATCTTAGCAAGACTAGATTGGAACATTAGTGATAAACACAAGTTTGCTGTTCGTTATAATTATATGAAAGCGAATTCTATGCAAATCGCTAACGGAAACTCTGGTCCTCAGCCAAGATCTTCTTTCAATCGTGTTTCTGCAAACTCTATGACGTTTGAGAATGGTAATTATGGATTTGAAAATATTGTACAGTCTATTACTGCCGAGTTGAACTCAACTTTCAATAGCAAGTTATCTAATAAGTTGTTATTCACTTATTCTCAAATTCAAGATACAAGATCTACACCTTCTAATCAGTTATTCCCATTTGTAGATATCTGGGATGGTTCTGCAACAGGAGGAAACTACATGAGCTTTGGAACAGAATTGTTCTCTTATAAGAATGATGTTATAAACAATAACTATTCATTCATCAATAACCTTACATATACAGCAGGAAAACATACTTTTACAGGAGGTGTTGCTTTCGAATTGCAAAAATTCGGAAATTCCTACACTCGTATGGGAACTGGATATTATAGGTATAAATCTGTTGAGGATTTCTTAACAACAGGTACAGCTAACGAAGTGGCGCCAATTATGTATGGTCTGACTTATCCATATGCTGGCCAAGATACATATGCAAGAGTTAATTTTGGTTTAGCTTCAGCTTATATTCAAGATAAATTTACAGTTAATGAAAAATTCAACTTCACATTAGGTTTAAGAGCTGAGTTACCACTTTATCTTAATGACCTAACTCCAAATCCATCTATTGATGCATTAACATTATTAGATGTAAATGGAAATCCTAAAAATTATTCTTCTGGAGAATGGCCTAATTCTAAAGTAATGTTATCGCCAAGATTTGGCTTTAACTATGATGTTGCTGGAGACAGAAGTTTAATTATCCGCGGGGGAAGTGGTATTTTCACAGGACGTGTACCATTTGTATGGTTAACTAACATGCCAACAGGTGCAGGAGTACTACAAAATACAATTGAGCCTAATGGTTACGCAGCTGTCGCTCCATGGATTGGACAAATTCGTTTCCAAACAGATCCATACTATTATGTAAATAATCCTATTTATTACACCGCTAATGGAGCTCAGGTAACACCATTTATTTCTAGTCCAAAAGTTGGTGCTCCATCTTCTTTTTCTTTAGTAGATCAGAACTTTAAAATGCCTTCTGTTTGGAGATCAAGTTTAGGTATCGATTATAAAATCCCGAATACTAAAGTAACATTCACTTCAGATATCCTTTACACAAGAGATGTTAATGCAATCTTCCAGTTTGGTGCTAACAGAAAAGTATCAACTGCAAGAATGACATACGCAGATAGAGCATATTATCCAACTGCTGCTTCTTATCAATACAATACTGCTCTTGGAGCAAACAATGCATACGTATTAACAAACACAGACAAAAAAGGATACTCTTTTTCTGCAACAGGTGGATTTAACGTTGCACCTTGGCACGGTCTTTCTGGATCTGTATTCTATACTTATTCAAAGGCAAAAGAAGTTTCTGCAAATGCTGGATCTAGTGCATCATCAGCTTGGGGAGGTTCTCCAACTATCGATTCACCAAACGAGGAAATATTACAGTTGTCTAACTATGCAATCCCGCACAGAATTGTTGCTAACATTACTTACAACATCAAGAATACAACAATTGGTCTATATTATTCTGGCTCTAGCCAAGGTAGATTCTCATATTACTATTCTAATGATGTGAATGGTGATGGTATTGCAAATGACTTGATGTATATCCCTACTGTTGCGCAAGGAACCAAGTTTGTAGACATTGTTTCTAACGGACAAGTTCAATATACAGCAGCTCAGCAGCAGCAAGCTTTTGATCAGTTTATCTCTGACAATGGTCTTGAAAAATACAGAGGACAGATTCTTCCAAGAAACGGTTTCTTACTTCCTTGGACAAACAGGGTTGATGTTCGTTTAAGCCAGACTATTTTCAACAATATGGCTACGAAAGGAGACAAAGTTCAGATTACTTTGGATATTGTTAACATCGGTAATTTAATTAATTCTGATTGGGGAATCAAGGATTATATGGTTAGCTCATATGGTGCTGCCGTATTAGCAAAATCAGGAACTGCAGCTACTCCAGACCCAAGCTTCACGATGTTACGTGATAATAATGAACTTCTAAAAAAACCAACAAGACCAGCAAGCACAACTGCTACTACTTGGAATATGATGTTAGGATTTAAATATTCTTTCTAATCATAGAATTACATTTTAATTAACAACTCAAATCCCGGCAATCTGTCGGGATTTTTCTATATTTGCTAATCAAAAAAATCAGACTATGGAATTTTATAACATTCTACTTCACGCTCACAAAGGTTTTGCTTATCTTGAGCTATTACTTGTAGCCGCATTTCTTATCCTTTTATTGGTTACAATGTTTGGTTACAGCGGTAACATTTCCAAAGCATTAAGAAAAGTAACTTTGTTTACAATGATCTTTTTTCACGTTCAGTTTTTGATTGGAATCGTAATGTTGATAACCAATTTCACAAAGGGGCTGGATATGAGTATGGTGATGAAAAATGCTGATCTAAGATTCCAATATGTAGAACATCCATTCTCTATGTTAATCGCAGCTGTGTTAATGACAATCATCAATAAAAAATTCAAAACAATCGAAAAACTGACTATTCCTATTATGTCATTAGGATTGGTTGCAATTGCGTTATTCGTATTTGCATTCCCTTGGGCAAGAGTTTTCGGCTAAATAGTAACAATTTTAATTAATTTAAAACAATGAAAGTAGCTGTAGTAGGCGCAACCGGAATGGTTGGACAAGTTATGCTGAAAGTTTTGGAGGAGAGAAACCTTCCAATTACTGAACTGATTCCCGTAGCATCAGAGAGATCTGTTGGAAATAAGATCAAATTCAAGAACAAGGAATTCACTATCGTTAGCATGAACGACGCTATTGCAGTCAAACCCGAGATCGCTATTTTTTCAGCTGGCGGTGGGACATCCTTGGAGTTTGCTCCAAAATTTGCCGAAGTTGGAACGGTAGTGATTGATAACTCATCGGCTTGGAGAATGGATCCGACTAAGAAATTGGTTGTTCCTGAGATCAATGCAAATGTTTTGACAAAAGAAGACAAAATCATTGCTAATCCCAATTGTTCTACAATCCAGTTGGTAATGGTTCTTCATCCACTGAACCTAAAATATGATATCAAAAGAGTTGTAGTTTCTACGTATCAATCCGTTACAGGAACTGGTAAAGCGGCCGTAGATCAATTGAATGCTGAAATAGCTGGCGAAAATCCTGAGAAAGTTTATCCTTATCAAATCTTCAAAAATGCATTGCCACATTGTGATGTTTTTGCGGATGACGATTATACTAAAGAAGAAATCAAATTGATGAAAGAGCCTAAGAAAATTTTGGGTGACGACACTTTCAATCTCACTGCAACTGCAGTAAGAGTTCCGGTACAAGGTGGACATTCTGAAAGTGTTAATATCGAATTCGAAAATGAATTTGATCTTGATGAAGTAAGAAAAATTCTTTCTGAAACTCCAGGCGTTGTTCTTCAGGACAATGTTAAAAATAACGAATATCCAATGCCTTTATATTCTGAAGGAAAAGACGACGTTTTTGTAGGAAGAATCAGACGAGATCTCTCACAGCCAAAAACTCTTAATCTCTGGATTGTGGCAGACAATCTCCGAAAGGGTGCTGCTACCAATGCCGTTCAGATTGCGGAATATCTGGTTGAAAACAACTTAGTATAAACTAACAAAAGCTAAAGAATCTTCGAAATTTCGAAGATTCTTTTTTTAGTAATGAAAACAATAAATAAAAAAACAAATTCCAATATTGCATTTCAAAAGTGGATCGCCGCTGTCGGTATTATTCTTTTCATTGGAAAATTAGTTGCTTGGAAACTGACTAATTCTGATGCTGTTTTCTCCGATGCAATGGAAAGCATCGTGAATGTCATCAGCGCATTTTTGGGACTCTCCGCTTTATACCTTGCCGCAAAACCAAAAGATGAAAATCATCCTTATGGGCACGGAAAAGTCGAATTTGTAACATCTGCCATTGAAGGTTCTTTAATCAGCATTGCCGGAGTAATGATCATCTATGAAGGAACCAACAGTTTGATTTCTGGAAAAGTTCTTAGTAAATTGGATTTAGGAATTTGGATTATTGCAGCAACTGCGATTGTTAATTATATCATGGGCTATATTTCGATTCAGAAAGGGAAAAGAGAGAATTCTATCGTTTTGATTTCTTCAGGGAAACATCTTCAGTCTGATACCATTACAACTTTGGGTGTTGTGGTCAGTTTGGTCTTGGTTTATTTTACAAAAATTGTTTGGATTGATTCTGTTGTAGCATTATTTTTCGGATTCTATATCATGGTTATTGGATACAAAATCATTAGAAAATCTTTGAGCGGAATAATGGATGAAGCCGATCCGGAAATGCTGGAAAGATTGGCTAAATTCCTTAACAAAAATCGAAAACCAGAATGGATTGATATTCATAATATGAAAATCCAGCAATTTGGTAGCAGGCTCCATATAGATGCACATATCACTTTACCTTGGTATTTTGAGTTAAGAACAGCTCACGATGAGATGGAAGAAGTCATTAAACTAATTGCAAAAAACACCGATAGAACAGTGGAATTCAATTTTCATATGGATGATTGCAAACCCACTTCTTGTGCTATTTGTCGGGTTGATAACTGCCCAGTTCGCCAACAAGCATTTACAAAAAAGATAGAATGGAATGGTGAGAATATTTCGCAGCCAGATAAACACACACAGGAAAACTAATTCAGAATCATCTTTTTTCTGTAATAAAAAATCGGGATAATGAGAATCAGCGTTAATGGCTGAATGACAAATCTTCTCACATAAAAAGAAAATAGATATCCGAATCGGAACTCATCATTTATACAATACAAATAGATCGGAAAAGTAATGGCAAAAACAAGAAGTATTAATACCAATGCTTGCTTTGTCCAATGTTTATTTTGGAAGATAGAATGAATGATTATCAAAGAAAAAAAAGTGTTCAAGCCGAATCTGAAAAGATAGCTGAAAATCAGTTTTCCCCACACAAACTCTGGGAATAAAGCAGACTGATCCGCCGACTTGAAATAAGCCAGAAATGGATCGTAGAAAATCTTGTCTTCCAAGCCGCGCACTGCAATCAGCCCTATAAAACCGGCTAAAACTAGAATCCATCTAAGCATCTTTTTCTCTTTTCAATGCAAAAAACTGAATCCATACCAGCCACAGAACGACAACGCCGCCATAAATGATGGCTGGAAAAATATAATCGTGTCCGATTTTTTCATACTGGGGGTACTTTAGGAAAATAATATTAAGCAGTACAATTCTTAAGACATTGAGAATATGTAACAGAAAAATGCCTCCCAACACATAAAGAAAAGTCTTGGCGCCTTTGTAAAAAGCAAATATGAAAGCGGCATAAAGAACCACAACGGATATCACATTACAGCCTTCCACCATCCTTGTCGTATATTTTCCAGAAGTCTGAAAAAGTATGCTGTGCAGTTTCATACTGTCTACCAAAGTCGTCGGAAAACCTAAAAAATACTGGAAAGATGCCACCTGTTCCGCAACACTTCTCGTAAACGGATCTACTACCTCCGCAGAGTAGGAATTGAGATAAAATTGATATATCAATACCAGAACGATATAAACAATCACAAATCTCAGCAGGATCTTCAGAACGGGAAGAAAATCTTTCATAAAGTAAAATTACAATTTTTCGTGGTTCAAATTCTATTATTAATTAACTTTGTTTTATGCAGAATCATCAGGAATTTTTTGAAGAATTTATAGAAGCGAAAGCAGATTTTTTCACAGCGCTGCCACAAAGCGGATCTTCAAGAATCAATTATATCGGACAGTCAGGAACGCAGAAGTATGTCGTAACATACAATGAAAATCTCCGCGAAAACAATGCATTTTTTTATTTCTCACATCTATTTGAAAAGCTCGATCTTAACACACCAAAAATCCTCAAAATCAATACAGATAATACGCTTTACATTCAGGAATTTCTTGGGGATAAAACGCTTTCCGAAGTAATTTCTAATGAAGGGCAAAGTGAACGTGTAAAATCACTGGTGCGGAAAAGTCTTGAAAAATTATTCCAGTTACAGATGAAAACTTTGGGAAAAACCGAATTTCGCAACAGCTTTGAATATGAAAAGTATGATGATCTGCCCATCACACACGATCTCTATTATTTTAAAAACTACCTAGCGGATGTGCTGGAAATTGAGTATCATAAATCAACATTACTTAAAGAATTCCAGCTAATTTCTGAAAGAATCCAGAATCTGAAGCCGAAAACCTTGATGATCCGGGATTTCCAGTCGCGAAATATTCTGGTAAATGAGAATGATGAGGTTTTCTTTATTGATTATCAATCTGCGATGCAAGGTCCGGCAACCTATGATGTGATTTCATTTCTTTTTCAGGCTAAGGCAAAATTCACAAAAGAATTCAAATCTGAAATGCTGGATTATTATCTCTCCTTTTGGAATGATGATGATAAAAAAAACCTAGCAGAATCTTTTGAGTGGATGAAACTGATACGTTTTCTTCAGGTTCTGGGCGCTTATGGTTTCCGTGGTTTGATTCAGCGTAAAAAGCATTTTATGGCTAGCCTGATACAAGGCATTGATAATGCTTATGAACTGACGCAAAGCTGGGATGAGATCGCACTGCAGTTTCCGGAATTGTATTTTATTATCTTAAGGTTGAAGAGTAAAGAAGTGCAAGCCAAAATTGAGACATTGATTATTGACTGAGTTCGAGAGCTTCATTGCCAAATGACAATAAACTTTAACTGACAAATGCTGTTTGGATAAAGAAAATCCCTAGCCCCGATTGCAGTGGAAATCCTTTTTTGCGTGAACTTCGGGTTTATAGAAGTGGAAATTGTCTGCAAAAAAGATTGCAACGGAAAGCGGGAAATAGCTCCTTAGCATTTTCTTTAGAGTACTTCCTTCGTTCGCTACGACAGATAAATAAAAAAACCTCAGAATTGCTTCTAAGGTTTTTTCTGAAATATTTTCAGTCTCTCTAATTATTTAATACACTTAGTTTGTTTTCGGAAATAATTCGTTTTGCAAATCTGAATTTTGGACCCCAATAGCTGTCATCCAGAGATGAAACCATAACACCCTTAGATGTTGCAGCATGTATAAACTTTATTTGCCCGTCCGCTGTTACTTCTTCCACGATTCCTACGTGCGAAATTCTGCTGCCTCTGTGTGAGAAAAACACCAGATCACCTTTCTGAAGTTCTGTTTTTTCTACAGAATCACCTTCTTGGGATTGCTGTGCTGCTACTCTTGGAAGATTCAGCCCAGCTGCTGTACCAAAAACGGACAATACGAATGCTGAACAGTCTATTCCGCTTCTGGAAGTTCCTCCGAACCTGTACGGTGTTCCTAGGTAACTTTCAGCTTCGGACAAGATGTTATCTATTGTATTGCTGTGTTTGATGGCGTTTTCTATTGCAGATCTTTTGATGTCTGCGCTGGTGTTAGAAATAGCTGCTAAAACTTTTTGCGTTTTACTTGGCGTATTATTAACAACAGGTTGAATGTTTAATGATGCAAACTTGGCATCAGTTTTGTATGTTTCATTATTAGAAACCACATAGTTAGAAACGCAAGACTGAAGCGAAAAAAATGTGGTCACAAATAGGATATAAATTAGAACTCTTTTCTTCATATATATTTAATTATTTGTGTTAAACTTGAGGTTTTTTTTGTCATTGCATAGCAAAAATAGCCAATACTCACGAT is from Epilithonimonas vandammei and encodes:
- a CDS encoding NAD(P)H-dependent oxidoreductase, giving the protein MNYLEALNWRYSVKKFDGRKISPEKLNNILEAGRLSVSSLGLQPYHLLVVENDETIQKLIPAFYNPSQISTCSHLIALVSKTHINKEYVDNYFGHIINERGVTLEQLSAFRNNIDQFLENYTQKELESWSEKQNYIVLGSLILASAEEKIDTCPMEGFKSEIIEDVLKIDKENEKVAVVLALGYRAEDDIFQNFKKVRKPADKFIKFL
- a CDS encoding type II toxin-antitoxin system RelE/ParE family toxin, with the translated sequence MFKVSILKSAKSDLRDASDYYGAISKELKARFLTNFNNTLNQLKEIPYFQIRFDEFRLRQVKNFPVMIHYIINEEEKVVKVYGIRFAKSNPDSHPKI
- the nadB gene encoding L-aspartate oxidase; protein product: MIKTDVLVIGSGISGLSYAIKIAEQLPDTKITIVTKSNEDESNTKYAQGGLAVVTDFSKDNFQKHIDDTLRAGDYINDPEIVKMVVEEAPHRFNEIVEWGAKFDQEKGKYSLGREGGHTENRIVHHKDITGFEIERALLETIRNSPNIEILAHHYVIDLITQHHVPGKELDKGNIHGYGAYVLDAQNKKIKKITSKITLVATGGAGHVYKNTTNPIIATGDGIAFVHRAQGKVSNMQYYQFHPTAMYSKRDGMLFLISEAVRGDGAKLRTKNGKPFMQKYDEREELASRDIVARGIDNELKISGDDYVGLDCREMDREKFINHFPNIYQKCLDEGIDPFKELIPVVPACHYLMGGIDTDKYGQSSIKNLFAVGECTNSGLHGANRLASNSLLEGLVFGHNAAMKTVELLKENDFNFDDLKAVPEWNEDGMKMMDEMVLVTYLRKQLQEMMSDLVAIVRSNARLELAKKKQREIYEAVTELYNYSILSPQLSELRNLVNVSYLIIKHSLEMKENKGAFYNKDLATKPLLIKEN
- the nadC gene encoding carboxylating nicotinate-nucleotide diphosphorylase, translated to MKRPAYASDKVLKEFIRTALEEDIQNGDHSTLSTIPKDLEQKAQLLVKENCILAGVELAEIIFKYFDKNLNVEVFIKDGQPAKKGDVAFIVSGKARSILSTERLVLNCMQRMSGIATMTHDWDSRLVGTKTKLLDTRKTTPNFRVCEKWAVAIGGGTNHRYGLYDMIMLKDNHIDYNGSITNAVKMAKDYVKKNKLKLKIEVETRNLEEVEEAVKSGADRIMFDNMDVEMMAKAVNLVNGKAETEASGGITREVLNSVAKTGVKFISAGAITHSSSNIDLSLKALKI
- a CDS encoding TonB-dependent receptor codes for the protein MKKTLIVAILLAGFFTATAQVTTSSVQGVYANAAGGTVKATHVPTGTVYTGTVNSSGSFTISNMRVGGPYTIEISKSNEKPLIYEDVYLELGQPFVLNANAKDGVKTTDIGEVVITGNRKTNTNKNGAATNVGQKQIQELPQTSRSITEFTRLTPQANGNSFAGRDARYNNLQIDGANFNNGFGLSSNPIPGGGAVQPISLDAIQEISVNIAPFDITQSGFTGAGINAVTKSGTNKFHGSLYGYYTGKELTGWKINGDKLDQVSGVKMTNGLTVGGPIVKDKLFFFLSAEREIATGANASGANLWKASQNGVADAANNITRVKESDLIAVRNHLINVWGYDPGRYQGYANEAEQSGDKILARLDWNISDKHKFAVRYNYMKANSMQIANGNSGPQPRSSFNRVSANSMTFENGNYGFENIVQSITAELNSTFNSKLSNKLLFTYSQIQDTRSTPSNQLFPFVDIWDGSATGGNYMSFGTELFSYKNDVINNNYSFINNLTYTAGKHTFTGGVAFELQKFGNSYTRMGTGYYRYKSVEDFLTTGTANEVAPIMYGLTYPYAGQDTYARVNFGLASAYIQDKFTVNEKFNFTLGLRAELPLYLNDLTPNPSIDALTLLDVNGNPKNYSSGEWPNSKVMLSPRFGFNYDVAGDRSLIIRGGSGIFTGRVPFVWLTNMPTGAGVLQNTIEPNGYAAVAPWIGQIRFQTDPYYYVNNPIYYTANGAQVTPFISSPKVGAPSSFSLVDQNFKMPSVWRSSLGIDYKIPNTKVTFTSDILYTRDVNAIFQFGANRKVSTARMTYADRAYYPTAASYQYNTALGANNAYVLTNTDKKGYSFSATGGFNVAPWHGLSGSVFYTYSKAKEVSANAGSSASSAWGGSPTIDSPNEEILQLSNYAIPHRIVANITYNIKNTTIGLYYSGSSQGRFSYYYSNDVNGDGIANDLMYIPTVAQGTKFVDIVSNGQVQYTAAQQQQAFDQFISDNGLEKYRGQILPRNGFLLPWTNRVDVRLSQTIFNNMATKGDKVQITLDIVNIGNLINSDWGIKDYMVSSYGAAVLAKSGTAATPDPSFTMLRDNNELLKKPTRPASTTATTWNMMLGFKYSF
- a CDS encoding aspartate-semialdehyde dehydrogenase yields the protein MKVAVVGATGMVGQVMLKVLEERNLPITELIPVASERSVGNKIKFKNKEFTIVSMNDAIAVKPEIAIFSAGGGTSLEFAPKFAEVGTVVIDNSSAWRMDPTKKLVVPEINANVLTKEDKIIANPNCSTIQLVMVLHPLNLKYDIKRVVVSTYQSVTGTGKAAVDQLNAEIAGENPEKVYPYQIFKNALPHCDVFADDDYTKEEIKLMKEPKKILGDDTFNLTATAVRVPVQGGHSESVNIEFENEFDLDEVRKILSETPGVVLQDNVKNNEYPMPLYSEGKDDVFVGRIRRDLSQPKTLNLWIVADNLRKGAATNAVQIAEYLVENNLV
- a CDS encoding cation diffusion facilitator family transporter, whose product is MKTINKKTNSNIAFQKWIAAVGIILFIGKLVAWKLTNSDAVFSDAMESIVNVISAFLGLSALYLAAKPKDENHPYGHGKVEFVTSAIEGSLISIAGVMIIYEGTNSLISGKVLSKLDLGIWIIAATAIVNYIMGYISIQKGKRENSIVLISSGKHLQSDTITTLGVVVSLVLVYFTKIVWIDSVVALFFGFYIMVIGYKIIRKSLSGIMDEADPEMLERLAKFLNKNRKPEWIDIHNMKIQQFGSRLHIDAHITLPWYFELRTAHDEMEEVIKLIAKNTDRTVEFNFHMDDCKPTSCAICRVDNCPVRQQAFTKKIEWNGENISQPDKHTQEN
- a CDS encoding exosortase F system-associated membrane protein; its protein translation is MLRWILVLAGFIGLIAVRGLEDKIFYDPFLAYFKSADQSALFPEFVWGKLIFSYLFRFGLNTFFSLIIIHSIFQNKHWTKQALVLILLVFAITFPIYLYCINDEFRFGYLFSFYVRRFVIQPLTLILIIPIFYYRKKMILN